Proteins found in one Takifugu rubripes chromosome 15, fTakRub1.2, whole genome shotgun sequence genomic segment:
- the LOC101064122 gene encoding adhesion G-protein coupled receptor G2 isoform X2 yields the protein MKASVVRTDGRSHSSVREPWSHIKRLPWLHFQLLGLLLTGQASSNHTSTTPSPLASTTHVQPQATYYFVDITVTAAVKKNESEIKAWLMEAFQNNLESCLREPPTAGSNSSTPATTTQNYSLTTAAMTTALQNNTNTTTSAVSQSSNTTTDAKTTVLQSSNRTTTATSTLQSNNLTTTALQINNRTATTDATTALQGNNVTTLATTALLSNNKTTITTTPLQSDRTTTSTTPLESNRTTTSTTPLESNRTTTSTTPLQSNRTTTSTSSITTTDAKRTSFQSNSAATTVTTVAQSKITNADTETTSESNSVATTVTTVAQSKFTNADTETTSQSNSVATTVTTVAQSKITNVDTETTSQSNSVATTVTTVAQSKITNVDMETTSQSNSVTPSATTTWTGDKITEATPSTTPAITKARSAQEVLDETQTSNITNKTTGLIQGIDVNCEDTDTRNSSCSVVLQLRQSVAPCCLLRTLCAASDNSSEISAVGKKVDRTNPLQNECESDPQEENSCVYRGQDDATCKNVSAYVGLLSNSTQCEKRNNSCSCSAYCSGLDAYYSLQLSVNDSSKINVSYILSLIEEETTQPSDCSLGSTALCTEVNFLSHLKNATVICENAKPNCTVILRLSTTLPVCTVSEIMMHALRSAKEIGYTGQVSRAAICGNSTIGSNFLDSQVTLVNIGLKPGAFCSALNTSNTLNCQNGGILVVQLDEKCGYPVPSMTTPSQNLNVTQANTTISPANTTSFPQNTTVEPQNSTISTNASSTAANYASTTIIFTTMNSTEATTESADSQANMLLNLARNVSNLNSSQVDQLLSQLENLLDGPNISLALGNTSVQIVSSLMGASPELLSNFSKRIIRIVDTVGLKLIVEDQLETLLSSDLALSVTQTDGTNFQEAFFSISDPNNVQVRGDSRRRRSQRAGPSIPQGSISLPSSLTQNLSLEEQQLASRVQFNFYQTGAVFQDKNLGKRRLNSGILGASVANLSITGLQDSVVIRLRNTELIPADYVSTCVFWDFTLNDGSGGWNLSGCYVTNSTDNETVCSCNHLTSFAILLDLSREPLTSHLQATILSFITYIGCGISAIFLSATLLTYLAFGKLRKDIPSKILIQLCLALLLLNLVFLVDAWLALYPEAVGLCISTAWFLHYFLLVSFTWMGLEAVHMYLALVKVFNSYISSYMLKFSLAGWGIPMVVVIIVIAVDKDNYGLISYGRFADGTTDDFCWLRNDIAFYVAVVAYFCVIFLFNFIMFIVVLVQLRRMRKQNPHNSAHRTTLQDIRSVVGITLLLGLTWGFAFFAWGPVNLAFMYLFAIFNSLQGFFIFVFHCAVKDVVRRQWRTYLCCGKMRLAENSEWSRTATQKTGKKSSVTRLTSLQSSQSNNTSSSTSCLVSESSDQNNSVGSPVQDGIITSDEDHNMDVTLNEINSQHRNQ from the exons ATGAAAGCTTCAGTGGTTCGCACCGACGGACGCTCACACAG CTCGGTGAGGGAACCCTGGTCGCACATCAAACGTCTCCCCTGGTTGCACTTTCAGCTGCTGGGCCTCCTCCTGACAG GTCAGGCCTCCTCTAATCACACCTCCACTACGCCGTCTCCTCTCGCCTCAACCACACATGTGCAGCCTCAAG CTACGTACTACTTTGTTGACATAACTGTGACCGCCGCTGTAAAGAAAAATGAATCTGAGATCAAGGCCTGG CTCATGGAGGCATTCCAAAACAACCTGGAGAGCTGCCTGCGTGAACCACCCACAGCTGGATCGAACTCCTCTACCCCTGCAACAACAACCCAAAACTACAGCCTAACTACAGCTGCAATGACAACAGCTCTGCAAAACAATACAAACACAACTACATCCGCAGTTTCACAAAGCAGCAACACAACTACAGATGCAAAAACTACAGTTCTACAGAGCAGCAATAGGACTACGACTGCAACATCAACTTTACAAAGCAACAACCTGACCACAACTGCTCTACAAATCAACAATAGAACTGCAACTACAGATGCAACAACAGCTTTGCAAGGCAACAATGTGACTACCCTTGCAACAACAGCTCTACTTAGCAACAATAAGaccacaataacaacaacacctCTACAAAGCGACAGGACAACAACTTCAACAACACCTCTAGAAAGCAACAGGACAACAACTTCAACAACACCTCTAGAAAGCAACAGGACAACAACTTCAACAACACCTCTACAAAGCAACAGGACAACAACTTCAACAAGCAGCATCACAACTACTGATGCAAAAAGGACATCTTTCCAAAGCAACAGTGCGGCTACAACTGTGACTACAGTCGCACAAAGCAAAAtcacaaatgcagacacagaaacaacatCAGAAAGCAACAGTGTGGCTACAACTGTGACTACAGTCGCACAAAGCAAATtcacaaatgcagacacagaaacaacatCACAAAGCAACAGTGTGGCTACAACTGTGACTACAGTCGCACAAAGCAAAATCACAAATGTAGACACAGAAACAACATCACAAAGCAACAGTGTGGCTACAACTGTGACTACAGTCGCACAAAGCAAAATCACAAATGTAGACATGGAAACAACATCACAAAGCAACAGTGTGACGCCAAGTGCAACGACAACATGGACCGGTGACAAAATCACTGAAGCCACACCATCTACAACACCTGCAATAACAAAGGCTAGGAGTGCCCAGGAAGTTCTTGACGAGACTCAAACCAG TAATATTACCAACAAAACAACTGGTCTTATACAA GGAATTGACGTGAACTGCGAAGACACAGACACGAG GAACTCCAGCTGCAGTGTGGTGCTGCAGCTGAGACAGAGCGTAGCTCCGTGCTGCCTCCTCCGAACCCTCTGTGCAGCCAGTGACAACTCCTCAGAGATCAGTGCCGTGGGGAAAAAAGTGGACCGGACAA ATCCGCTTCAAAatgagtgtgagagtgacccACAGGAGGAAAACAGTTGTGTTTATAGAGGTCAAGATGACGCAACATG TAAGAATGTCTCTGCATACGTGGGACTTCTGAGCAACTCAACTCAGTGTG AGAAGCGGAACAACagttgcagctgctctgcttaTTGCAGCGGCCTGG ATGCATACTACTCTCTCCAGCTTTCAGTAAATGACTCCAGCAAGATAAATGTGTCTTATATCTTGTCCCTG ATTGAAGAAGAAACGACGCAACCCTCAGACTGCTCGCTGGGTTCTAC CGCTTTATGTACGGAGGTCAACTTTTTATCTCATTTGAAG AATGCTACAGTGATCTGTGAAAATGCAAAACCAAA CTGCACAGTGATTCTACGCCTATCCACAACACTTCCCGTTTGCACCGTGTCGGAAATCATGATGCATGCGTTGCGGTCTGCGAAAGAAATTGGTTACACTGGACAAGTGAGCAGGGCAG CGATTTGTGGAAACTCAACCATTGGGAGCAACTTCCTCGATTCCCAGGTCACACTGGTGAACATTGGGCTAAAACCAGGTGCATTTTGTTCAGCACTAAATACGTCCAACACCTTGAATTG tcAAAACGGAGGAATCTTGGTCGTACAGCTGGACGAAAAGTGCGGTTACCCTGTACCGTCGATGACCACACCCAGCCAAAATTTGAACGTTACACAAGCCAACACCACCATCTCTCCCGCAAATACAACATCATTCCCACAAAACACCACTGTTGAACCTCAGAATTCCACCATTTCCACCAATGCCAGCTCTACTGCTGCTAATTACGCGTCAACTACAATAATCTTCACAACTATGAACAGTACGGAAGCAACCACAGAATCAG CTGACAGCCAGGCCAACATGCTGCTCAATCTGGCCAGAAATGTGTCCAACCTCAACTCCAGTCAAGTGGATCAGCTGTTGTCCCAGCTGGAGAACCTTTTGGACGGCCCGAACATTAGTTTGGCCCTGGGAAACACCTCCGTGCAAATTGTCAGCAGCCTGATGGGCGCTTCACCTGAGTTGCTGTCAAACTTCTCCAAAAG GATCATAAGGATTGTCGACACAGTGGGGCTGAAGCTCATCGTGGAGGATCAGCTGGAGACCCTCCTGTCCTCAGATTTAGCTCTGTCTGTGACGCAAACAGATGGCACCAACTTCCAGGAGGCGTTCTTTTCCATCTCCGACCCTAATAATGTCCAG GTCCGTGGGGATTCCAGACGCAGGAGGAGCCAGAGAGCTGGCCCGTCCATCCCTCAGGGCTCCATCTCGCTTCCCTCTTCTCTCACTCAGAATCTCAGTTTGGAGGAGCAGCAACTGGCCTCTAGAGTCCAGTTCAATTTCTACCAGACTGGCGCGGTGTTCCAG GACAAGAACTTGGGAAAACGCAGACTCAATAGTGGGATCTTGGGCGCGAGTGTGGCCAACCTGTCAATCACGGGACTGCAGGATAGCGTTGTAATTCGTCTCAGGAATACAGAGCTGATTCCA GCTGATTACGTGTCTACGTGTGTTTTCTGGGACTTCACATTAAATG atggaTCTGGGGGATGGAACTTGAGTGGCTGTTATGTCACAAACAGCACGGACAATGAGACTGTTTGCAGCTGTAACCATTTAACCAGTTTTGCAATCCTGCTG GACCTCTCCAGAGAGCCCCTAACTAGCCACCTCCAGGCCACCATCCTAAGCTTTATCACGTACATCGGCTGTGGAATCTCTGCTATCTTCCTGTCGGCCACCCTACTCACATACTTGGCCTTCGG GAAGTTACGTAAGGACATTCCATCTAAAATCCTCATCCAGCTGTGCTTGGCTCTGTTGCTTCTCAATCTGGTCTTTCTGGTGGACGCCTGGCTGGCGCTCTACCCGGAGGCTGTGGGCCTCTGCATCTCCACCGCCTGGTTCCTTCACTACTTCCTGCTTGTCTCCttcacctggatgggactggaGGCCGTGCACATGTACCTGGCCCTGGTGAAGGTCTTCAATAGCTACATATCGAGCTACATGCTCAAGTTCTCTCTGGCTGGCTGGGGCATCCCGATGGTTGTGGTCATCATTGTCATCGCGGTCGACAAGGACAACTATGGTCTTATCTCCTACGGAAGGTTTGCTGATGGCACAACTGATGATTT ctgctggctgaggaACGACATTGCCTTCTACGTCGCGGTGGTGGCCTACTTCTGCGTCATCTTTCTTTTCAACTTCATCATGTTCATCGTGGTGCTGGTGCAGCTGCGTCGGATGAGGAAGCAGAACCCGCACAACAGCGCTCACCGCACCACTCTGCAGGACATACGCAGTGTGGTGGGGATAACCCTCCTCCTCGGGCTCACGTGGGGCTTCGCCTTTTTCGCCTGGGGACCGGTCAACCTGGCCTTCATGTACCTCTTTGCTATTTTCAACTCCTTGCAAG GATTTTTCATATTTGTGTTCCATTGTGCGGTGAAGGACGTTGTGAGACGACAGTGGAGGACATACCTGTGCTGTGGCAAAATGAGGCTGGCAGAGAACTCAG AATGGAGCCGTACTGCAACACAGAAAACCGGGAAGAAGTCGTCGGTGACCAGACTAACATCCCTTCAGTCTTCCCAGTCTAATAACAcatccagctccacctcctGTCTCGTTAGTGAATCGTCGGACCAGAATAATTCCGTCG GTAGTCCAGTTCAAGACGGGATCATCACAAGTGATGAAGACCACAATATGGATGTGACCCTTAATGAGATCAACAGTCAGCACAGAAACCAGTAA